A genomic window from Parasteatoda tepidariorum isolate YZ-2023 chromosome 10, CAS_Ptep_4.0, whole genome shotgun sequence includes:
- the LOC122269114 gene encoding piggyBac transposable element-derived protein 4-like translates to MSNRRELLEKLKNIGEECSDIESDTTNWELSSEDESDYIQSETSDVEDSDEEAITNDENESVINVSRKRCRVLSSSDSDEETDNTFQETETAADGTVWLKFDEGGIPGRLPSTCVFKGVKGPTGYAKRNIMADNLVSAFSLIIDNYIIEHIKNCTEEEGRRILGNDWTTTLPEIRAFIGILYARGAYEAKNLKLSYLWPAKWGPEFFRRTMTRDKFKQILRFIRFDKKSERSKRLQTNKFALVSEIWDKFTENSQSCYQPGQNITVDEQLFPTKARCKIIQYMPNKPNKFGIKFWLASDVSSKYVLNGFPYLGKDEQRPSSMLLSEHVVLKLVEPYTSCGRNITTDNIFTSMSLATKLLAKKTTLVGTIRGNKRELPKAAKQTKDSMPRFSTLLYKSQNCVLTIYKSKPNKRVAVLSSRHKFVKIDKSNKKMLPDSIQFYNKTKFGVDMTDQMGRKYTVKSSSRRWTLQIFFNILDLAAINAWILNKEVTGIQMQRKQFLFQLAEQLSTDYRATRQKNSSEHGDPQRSTATSSNTTYSNKRKICQVRLCHKNKTNNMCEKCQKYVCGFPLSFA, encoded by the coding sequence ATGTCGAATAGAAGAGAGTTATTGGAAAAGCTAAAGAACATAGGTGAAGAGTGTTCCGATATCGAATCAGATACAACAAATTGGGAACTATCATCTGAAGATGAATCGGATTATATTCAAAGTGAGACATCTGATGTTGAAGATAGCGATGAAGAGGCGATCACTAACGATGAAAATGAAAGTGTCATCAATGTGTCCAGGAAAAGGTGTAGAGTGCTAAGTAGTTCAGACTCTGATGAAGAAACTGATAACACCTTTCAAGAGACCGAAACAGCTGCCGATGGTACTGTGTGGTTAAAATTTGACGAAGGTGGAATTCCTGGAAGGTTACCATCTACTTGTGTTTTCAAGGGTGTCAAAGGTCCAACAGGCTACGCAAAAAGGAACATTATGGCAGATAATCTTGTCAGTGCATTCTCGTTGATAATAGATAACTATATTATcgaacatataaaaaattgcactgaAGAAGAAGGCCGCCGAATTTTGGGGAACGATTGGACAACAACATTACCGGAAATCCGTGCATTTATTGGGATTTTATATGCTCGTGGAGCCTACgaggcaaaaaatttaaaactgagttATTTATGGCCAGCAAAGTGGGGTCCCGAATTTTTTAGAAGAACTATGACCAGAGATAAGTTCAAGCAAATCCTACGATTTATTCGTTTTGACAAAAAAAGCGAAAGAAGTAAACGTCtccaaacaaataaatttgccTTGGTTTCGGAAATATGGGACAAATTCACTGAAAATAGTCAATCTTGCTATCAACCAGGGCAAAATATAACAGTTGACGAGCAATTATTTCCGACAAAAGCCAGGTGCAAGATTATACAGTATATGCctaataaacccaataaattTGGCATCAAATTCTGGCTTGCATCAGATGTTAGTAGCAAGTACGTTTTGAATGGTTTTCCTTACTTGGGGAAAGATGAACAACGACCATCGTCAATGCTTCTCAGTGAGCACGTTGTTCTGAAACTTGTCGAGCCATACACAAGCTGCGGAAGGAATATCACGACCGATAACATTTTCACTAGCATGTCACTCGCGACGAAATTATTGGCCAAAAAAACAACACTTGTTGGAACtattagaggaaataaaagagaacTACCCAAAGCAGCCAAACAAACGAAGGATAGCATGCCTCGTTTTTCGACTCTCCTATATAAATCACAAAATTGTGTCCttacaatatataaaagcaaACCGAATAAGAGAGTAGCTGTTCTAAGTTCCAGgcataaatttgtgaaaattgacaaaagtaataaaaaaatgttaccggactctattcaattttataacaaaacaaaatttggagTTGATATGACGGATCAAATGGGCAgaaaatatacagtaaaatcTAGTTCTCGTAGATGGACCctccaaatatttttcaatattttagatttagcTGCTATAAATGCTTGGATCCTTAACAAGGAAGTGACAGGAATACAAATGCAACGAAAACAGTTCTTGTTTCAATTAGCAGAACAGCTTTCCACCGATTACAGAGCTACAAGACAGAAAAATTCATCAGAACATGGAGACCCACAAAGATCAACTGCAACATCATCAAATACAACATATTCGAACAAACGCAAAATTTGTCAAGTACGACTTTgccacaaaaacaaaacaaataatatgtgtgaaaaatgtcaaaagtaTGTTTGCGGATTTCCActttcatttgcttaa